The following proteins are encoded in a genomic region of Triticum dicoccoides isolate Atlit2015 ecotype Zavitan chromosome 1B, WEW_v2.0, whole genome shotgun sequence:
- the LOC119301913 gene encoding uncharacterized protein LOC119301913, with translation MARLYHLTLLSVFFLLTLTGLETADPSREKKVTMTVQFPPADSPPGEKITISTHYIDEDGVGDSHVHLDCDDHEPQLGSAVKHLVRSLEKIRDEEASLSEAYDMPSQWMQVLFHLVSGKIRRDLLYYRSIMSARSSFARANNHSVLAALSTSHY, from the exons ATGGCTCGGCTCTACCACCTGACCCTCctctccgtcttcttcctcctgaccCTCACCGGCCTCGAGACTGCCGATCCCTCCAGAGAGAAGAAGGTGACCATGACCGTCCAGTTTCCGCCTGCCGACTCGCCGCCGGGGGAGAAGATCACGATCTCAACGCACTACATCGACGAGGACGGGGTGGGCGACAGCCACGTCCATCTCGACTGCGACGACCATGAGCC CCAGCTTGGTTCCGCCGTAAAACACCTTGTCAGGAGCCTGGAGAAGATACGAGATGAGGAGGCGTCTCTATCCGAG GCCTACGACATGCCCAGTCAGTGGATGCAGGTCCTCTTTCATTTGGTCTCAGGGAAAATCAGGCGCGATTTACTTTATTATCGTAGTATTATGTCTGCAAGGAGCTCCTTCGCTCGTGCCAACAATCACTCGGTGTTGGCAGCTCTATCCACCTCGCACTACTAG